CGGTCTGGCCTTTGGAAGTTACACCCTCAACATCTCCCCTGCCCATGACCGCAGCCGTTACCTGGGCACCATGAACACCCTGATGGCCTTCATGGTGTTTGCTCCGGCCTTCGGGGGTGCACTGGCAGACCATCAGGGCTTCAAAGCTGTGTTTTATGTGTCCATTTGCGCTTTTGTGCTGGCCTGGCTGTTCCTGAGCAAACTGCGCAAGGATGCCTGACCCTCAGGTTTCCATTCAGGTCTCAATGCTGAGGGTTTCCAGACCCACCACCCGGCCTCCCACCAAGGCCACAATGTAGATGTGCACCTGGATTTCTCCGATGCGGTACACAGCCAGCTTTTTGCTGTGTTTCTCATAGATTTTTTGCAGGTTCTGCATGTCCAGAACAAAAGCCTGTTGACCCTCATCCATCCAGGGCTCCAGGTGGGTGAAGCGGGCAAAGAAAGCAGAAAAATCGAGCCGCTGCGAGGTTTCTCCAGCATGGCCCACAACCGCAGCAAAAGTCTCTGCATCTGGCAAAGCATGCAAAGGAAGTTCAAAAGCTGTGAAGGGAAAATCAGACTCGCTGGGAAAAAGCATGCCCTCTGAGGCTTGCAGGATTTCG
This window of the Deinococcus roseus genome carries:
- a CDS encoding nuclease A inhibitor family protein; translation: MKSLRLALPVLLSFATVSCGHQSLMPTIVQTRVAQSFQSEILQASEGMLFPSESDFPFTAFELPLHALPDAETFAAVVGHAGETSQRLDFSAFFARFTHLEPWMDEGQQAFVLDMQNLQKIYEKHSKKLAVYRIGEIQVHIYIVALVGGRVVGLETLSIET